ggacccccatgcCCCCGCCTCCTCTGTGAGCTAACATTACGGACCTTGCCACTCTTTtttctttccaaataaattggaaaattctattttggatatttttaagTTCAATTTACGGGACTTTTATTGGGATtgtctgaaaaaatatataatagtttgggcaaaatattcattttttttacttGGGGCAATTCTGCCTATCCAAGATATCTGGAATATATCATGCCATGAATATGAATTCTGAATATATGAATATTCATATATTCAGATATAAAACATGAATACATCATACCATGCGAGATCTTGAGAACAACCATTCCATTTCCATACCGGTGAATACACCACATTGAGTAGGATACTGATTAGGTGCAGCACAAACCTGTCCAGGCTCAAGGAACGTGGAAACTGCTGGGGGCAAACTAAACCCCTAACTCTGAACACATTGAAAGAAATGTTTGAGAAAACTGATGTGATGTTATATTGTTTTTTGGAATACACGTAGATGGTTAATTAGAGTAATTTGAGTAGAATTAAAGTTAATCCTTACTGTATTGTTCAAAAGACAGTAAAATACCTGGCTAAGCTGCTTATTGCCTGAGCCACAACCAAATTATCCAAAATGTTTACCTCTTTATATTTCACCTGTAGATCCCAGCCAAAGCCATGCAAGACCTTGAAACTCAAAGTGTTGAAGAGGAAACAGATTTTGAAGGATCTGCTAGTAACACAGGTAATATCAACAGACTTTCAGAGTTGATTGCTGTATACAATACCTGAAACTCCAGTCATTATCTTATTATTGGTTCCTTAATACAAAAGAAAGAGTCTTCATTTGTTGCTCTCCCTGTGACCAGGCAGCCACATTAGCGTGTAAGCTCTTTGTCTCACGCTGAAATATTGTTTAACTATTACATAGACTAagtgtgtgcaaactggggggggcataAGATTTTCGGGGAAGGGGGGCGCAGcgattacagaggccctgcgctcttccccaaaccatttaaattaaatgccggggagcgtgcgaggcctctgtcaCTTCCCTTAtctggtctccggcggcttccaGTAATGCATCGCCATggtaatgcggcgtcaaatgacgctgcggggtcacatgacattgtgacgcCAGAAGACGCTGGACaccagataagggaggggggcacgagcagggggggggagatcaggcagggggggcgcagactggaaagtgtgcgcacccctgacatacaataggagagagaaatggcagagcacaaccggaatcatccaaaaaaaagagaattaggaggaaagtgcgttatccataaaagggtttaatagtcatggaaggaaaaagggcaaggcattaccctaccaacatgtttcgtgctacacagagcacagAGAcaatgccttgataaagtgctctatgtagcacgaaacatgttggtagtgtaatgccttgccctttttccttccatgactattaaacccttttatggatagcgcactttcctcctaattctctcttttttggatgattccggttgtgctctgccatttctctctcctattgcattctatCTCCACGGACGGAGGCGCACCTTGAAGGTCTGACGGGATTAACATGGACGCTGCAGTAGATTCGTGAGTTTTTCCGGTTTGCTACATGGTTATATCAATTTACCAAGGGATTAGGGTATTATCTATTGGGGTGATTATTAGCCTTTGGGTTCCTGGATAACTTGGGTGCCACTTATGctggtttaccaactaggataccacacccagtaccctcccAACAATCAAGATCACATCCCAGACTTTACATAGGAATTACTCTCATCATCTCATTATTACTACAACTGTATACGgttcttagcaccacgcattatactCCTGCACCCCTGACATAGCCTAGTACTCAAATTAGTTGATTTAATTTGTCGTAATTATAAAGAGCCTGATCTATTTTTAGTAAGCATTGGTAAGCTTTAAGACACCATGCAACGCTGTGAATGGAAGTTCAGGAAAACTGCGTTATAGCACATTGAACAGGTGCCCTTGAGTGTGACAGTACAAATCTTATATACAATGTACATTATATTTTGGAATTGATGTGTATTAGATTATATctgttattattatatattattttattttattatgtgcAACCTTCTGATTCTCTTGTTTAAACGTTTCCTTCTTAACTTATTAggagttatttactaaagtctttaAGATGCCAAACGGAGGCAAAAGCAGTGCAAAATAATtgccccagatttatcaaaggaaagttTCCAATTGgtttgcttttctttttttttctttgataagtcACATGCTGGTTTTCGCCCTGTTTCTTGCCCCTGGTTTTCCCCCtgctttgcagctgggagacttggtTATTCATGAAACCATGTGGTGGCTGGATGTTCCTAAGCTGAGGTTTACAAACCACTAGCACAGAGGGAAATGGGAATACACACATAATGGCCAGTACTTACTAAGCGGTATTATTCCACAAGGCATCTTCCAGCGCGCCATATACACAACATATCCTAGTATAACTCCAATAGCAAACCtggcacagtatactgtacagcaaTTTATCTCAACATACCACACTACAGAGAACAGGTTTAGCTACATCCATAACTTGCTTGTACAGTAATTGCAGTTTGCGCAACCCTTGCAAACTGCCCTATTCTAGTCAATGGGCCATAAGATGAAATATCGCAGCTTAGTTATTATCGGCCATCGGGGATCATGTTTACAAATCAGTCTCCTGCCAAAAGAtaccttctggtgctggaagacaccttatggcccattgaCTTGATTGGGACATAAGAGCCCATATTtacaaaaggaaaacaaaaagaGAGGTCCTGAAGCAGGGTAGGAAAGGCCCCAAAATGACATGCACTCTGACTATGTAAACAGTATTGGCTGAGTCAAATGCCTAAAAATCCTGAATAGTATATATAGGAGGATGGCAGTGCCTATGTAGCACAACAAATTTGTGTGTTTACCTAGAAAGCGATGTCCTGTCCCCTTAGAGATGTATTGAGAATGAGTGGATAAAAACTAAATGTTATTTCATTGAAAACTGATGAATATAGTGTCAACTAAAACGCAAACTGTTTAGCAGACAGGACTTAGGTCTCTGTAGCTATTACTCAGCTGAGAGAGAGGGCACACATATAATAATGTGTGTGGATTAACATATAACTATGGTGATGCTAATCTCCATATCTATAGTTAAGAGGGCTATTGCTACTGTTGTTAACAGGGTGGATTGCCAAATAATGGCTGATCCGCTGAATCGGCAACTATAGAGAGTAATGGCATCAACACAAACAGTTCTTTGCCAGACATGGATTTACCACTATCCAAGTTGGGTCTGTGTAGGTACATCACATGGATACTATCTATCCATGTGGTGTACTTACACCGACCAAACTTGGATAGTGGTGAAGACGAACTTGAAAAGATGAAATGGGATAATGTTGGCCTAAGtgaagaagaaaagatgaaggcctcattgagctcaaaTGCGGACACCTATTATATTATAGGGGtacatttctctcccctccctccactgaCACCGACTCTGCccccgactctctctctcccccccactgacactttccctcctccccactaacaatctcccccccccactgaaaCTCACTCCCTCCCCACTGACACtactgacactgccccccccactgacactagactctctctcccccacttacactctctctccctccccactgcCACTACTGACACCCCCCACACTTACACTCTCTTTCCCTTTCCACTGCCACTACTGATactatccccctcctcccccattgaCACTAcggactctctctcccccccccacttacactctccctccccactgaccctactgacactctccccccacttaaactctctctcattccccactGACACCCTCTAATCACCTCccactgactctctccccccactgataCAATCTCCCCCCcgatactctctctccctcccctcactggcactctctctccccccgcactgacactccccccccccacactagcACTCTCTCttaccaacccccccaccccagtgacactctctctccccccactgacactactggcactctcaccccccactgacaatactgacactctccccccactgacactctctatTCCCGCACCAACACTACTGACATTCTCaccgcacccccccacccccactggaACACTCTTTCCCCCAACTGACCCTCTGTCTCTACTCCCCCACCCACTGACACTCTATTTCCCACCCACTGAtaatctctcacccccaccctgacactctctccccccccccccacttacactctctccccctcacccactggAAGTCTCTTTACCCGCCCTCACTGACActctatctccccccaccccactgacactctctctcccccactggcactctctctcccccccactgacactctctctttccccacactgaaacacacactagATCAgatagacacatacatacatactgtcacgatgtgctcaccacaaacaaggcgtggcCGCTGTGCCtaggtggggatggatataaacaccaccAACAGCCACGTGGGCATGTCTGGAATGTAGGTTGGTGAAGGTAGCCGGGTCTGTGTTGGAGAGGTACGATtagtcgatatacttgccggggtctgggttggagaggtacggatcgttgcaggtactattagcatGGGTCCAGGTTGGAGAGAAGAGAATAGTCATTGTACggatgccgaggtcagggttggagaggtgcggattgtcgtagatagtcggggtcaggagtacagaagagcagagtccaaaacaagccgggtcaataacagagagctgcgaacaagaggacaagacaagactgcaaggctaggaagcaatgaacacaacAGAACATAGGaatatgctcagccaatttgccagtggggcagcCGAGCATAAGTAGGAGATAGCAACCAATGATAAAACCTGCAGTGTGGAGGTGCGCCAGCAGCAAGGGACATGGTTGGCGAATCCGGAGCAGGGATCAGGTGGGATGATGATTCCTGACAAGGTCCGAGGAGGCGGGACCCGTGCGCGCCGAACGCGCACCGCGCGTCCCCGATGTTGGCGTGAGGACGCGAGCCGGAAGAACAGGCATTAAGCCTGGAGCAGGGTGCGTGTGCGCGCCTTCCACGGAGTGGTCCCCAAATGAGCAGCGTCCCCACCAGCGGTAGGAGTGAGGAAGGCAAGAGCCCCGGCAGTGAGTGGAGGTAAGCGGGGAGCTCGCCAAGTGCGGCATGACTCCCTGatccttacacatacatatacagcctcacctccctcctgaTGCCCATGCTGCTTCCTTCTTCTTGGTGCCACCCCCAGCCTCCTGAGAGCTCCTTCTGATTTGGTAATGCAGCCAGTCAGAATGGAGTAAACTgccctgctctgtccctgctcaggGAAAGCCCCTGCCTATTAGAACACTTTATTAGGCCAACTAGAAGGCTGCCGCCCGCCACATTCTGCTGCCCTAGGCAGCCGCCTAGTTGGCCTAATGGTTAAACCGGCCTTGGCTGCAATAGACTCTGGACTTTGCCTAGCCCAGAGAACAAGTGGGATTtcacagtggatacaacacaatggaccacatccaagttgtaCAAGAAGTAATTTCCCGAAATATTGAATACGATTTTTAGTTTAGACTTCGTTGATTACTAAGAAGCACTTGATTTGGGCTACACCTCATCGGCtgtaaatgcattaagaagacaaagtgttgaagaagtgtacattgatattataaaagaacatttatgagaaagtcacatcaaccattagattacataaaGATACAAgtaagataaggatcagcaagcgagtgcggcagggagacaccatgtcaccaaagcttttcattgTAACACTTAaaaaattgttcaagacattagattgCGAAGAAAAAGGAATCCAAGCCTACAACGAATatgagtcacctacgatttgcagatttGCAGATTACATAGTTATTTGTGCCACAAtttccagaagacctccagcaacaaatcggaTGAACTCACAGAAGCAAGTAAGAAAGTAGCCTCTGTATGAATATCAACAAGACCagagtgatgttcaacaaatgtgtaaaGTCTGCAATGATCgcaataaatggaatagaattaGAAGAAGTGGAAGACTatttctaccttggctggcaagtaacaatggatgggaaccttttgaattaaatcaacaggagaatgatggagcacatttggaagaaacaaggcgATCTTTCAAGGGAATCTTCAGTCCCTGAGGAGGATAGTTTTTGCCTgttctcacgtatggatgtgaaacatggaccctaaatgcaaagataattcaaaAAATTCAGACAACTAAAAGAAGAATAAAAATATGTAACATCCATGCTAAGGGAGCCAAGCTATGACGTTCCAGAGGGATTTCCCAGACCCTGGGAGGGATTCCCCAGCACCTCAAAGCGAAGAACTCACTTTTGTATATATGATATTTGAACAGTACTGTTAATCAAAAAGTAGGCTAGCTACCCAGGTGGATAGCTAGGGACCTGCTTTATTAGTTAGTCTCCCAAGTGGGAGTAGGTTTATGTTTTATGATTtagtttgccttaaagggacagcgaGACTATTATTTGTTGTAATGTGGAGAATAAACAACTGAAGCTTAAAGCCTAACCTGTTTGTGACTCTTAGTGACCCTACCGCGAGgtcgtcctgccacaatatataatcagtatatatatatatatatatatatgtagaggtatcagtaccgtgttagccgagattaaataatcaaaaaataaatagatgataccgttctgtggctaacaaaatgcttttatttgtgcgagctttcgagatacactgatctcttcttccggcgatgttacaatgaatgaagcaagcaaagggtatacttaaaaacagtgtctcttggaatatatataattagtatgtgtgtttgtaaagTTATATGGGTGatgaatgtttaattaataatctTCCAGATCTGCTGTATTGGCATGTTACGCTGGGTACAGCAGTCCAAAATTCTGAAATAAAAGAACCAAGGAGTTGTCGACTTGGAGAACAAAGATTGGGACAAGAAGTAGTCCAACAATCactagaaatataaaaaaaacattttttaactcTCCCCTATTTTGTACACCTCTTACcccctaaaataaaataaatgtattctttTATTATTTTGTCATAGGTCCTAAAGGTGTAATACGTGATTGGAGAAAATTTAAATTAGAAAGTGAAGACCAAGAAGCAGTGCCACCAAGCAAAAAGGAAATCCTCAGACAAATGTCTTCTCCGTACAAACCACCAAGCAAAGAAAACAAAGACACCAGGGAAAAATTCAGTCGCAAGGTAAGTGCTACAGTATTGGAATCAAGATAAGATAGCACTGTATTATCCAAGAAAATGTCCAGAGTTCTGTGCTTCTCCCCTTCTAAAATTCCTATCCTGGCTTCGCATCAATCTCTGAACTCAGAGTGAAATGATCCACCTTTCCACAAGGCTCTATATCGATCTGACCCCCTATTATTACATGGCTCTCTGGTCTGCAATAGCCACTCAATgtaggtgggagagagggtgacctTTACCTCCAGGATCAGACTGCAAAGGATCCACCCGGTCCCATCTCTTGTAGTCCAATCGATTTCCGACACTCACGCCAGGATTAAACAGCAGCGGGCACTGGTAGATGTACTGTAGTCTAATAATTTTTATTAAGATGGTTTTAAGAGGGTCTTAAATATAGTGGTGGGGATGTTGGGCATGTCCCTGGCATGTCTCCAGGGCATGCCTAGGAAGGGGCTTTACTCTCTTACTTTACTCTCTTATGCTCCATGCAGTGCACTTTCTCACCCAAACTAAAACTTTGTTTCTGCCTCTGTTTGTGTTTGGAATCCTCCTGCCGCTCATTCAAAAGTGATCCCCCAGATTTCCCACCTTGTGGATTCCTACCTCCTTTGGTGCAACTCTAGGGTCTATAGAGTGTTAACTGCGCATCATCAGAGGAGGTGGGCCAGCAGGAGCAAGGGAGACTCTAATCTGCAGTAACTTCTGCGAACTCTACATTACATCACCCACTGCCCTTCCCATGTCACTCTGCCCCCGCATATGTCATTCTGTCCCCACATGTTACTCTGCCCCCGCatatgtcactctctcccccctgcatatcACACTCTCCACATATGTCATTCTGCCCTGCATGTTACTCTGCCTCCCATATGTCacttttccccttccccccctcatatagttcacaaatttaaaaaacaatCAAGTTccggcaaaaccaaaacacaatttatttatttatttataaaatattttaccaggaagtaatacattgagagttacctctcgttttcaagtatgtccggggcacagagtaaaacaaataatacatggttacaagtacagttacataaatgaacagggtatacattatatacaagacattgcgtgcacagttaaagaaaatatatattatgagcgtatgaaacagttacagaccaggttagaATTCCCTCCTAGGTACGATAATAGTGTCTCTGGAAACAAAAGCTTTAGAAATATCATCAtcctactactgtatatatatatatatatcgctctTGACATGCTATTTAGAACGAAATTAGTTCTTACATGCTCATCTTTAAAttcattttttcccctcccctgtccctccctttctctctgctctcgttCCTTGTTATAGACTGGTTCATCACCTGTGCCCTTTTCAAGGCTGTTTTCTCTTTGTTCAGTACTGCTTGGTCCCACCTGCAATCTttctctcacactgccccctacaTTACCTCAGTAACTTTCTCTCCATAGTACTGTAACATGACCTAAttcttatcatttatttataacatgccaacatattccgtagcgcagtacaatagggttctAGGATGAAAACCATAAAATAACACAAACAAAAcgtacattgttacagtaggtaaggcaggccctgccccaaggagcttacaatctacagtatAAGGAATAGTGAGTGGAAGCATATGGTACAGGGGGATAAGAAGGTTGGGGTGTTTCTGTTTGTTATGTGAAGGAGTTGGCATTGGGGGAAGAAATGGgattgtgtgtagagctgtgagtgcaggtaatgtgtgaagatgGAAATGCTTCAATATGTATCTGAAAGACTTAACCCAACCCAATAACAGAGCAATtgtaacatcagcaaacggcagtAAActgctgacaccctttggctgccgtcTTTGCTGTGGCTCCAGTGTTATCTCCAAGAGAGTCTGAATTGAAGTGATATTAGCTGCACAGCAAGCAGACTCCCACAGCAGAGATGCAGGGATGAGGTGCTGACAATCTCCAGGTCTTTGACATTGTGTCTGTCCCTGCTAATGTTAACCCTGTCCACGCTGAATTAGTGGACAGGCGCAGTGAAGTGGAAGCATAGTGGAGGGACTCTTTAGGGGCTGCCTTTGCTGTGACTCAGGTGTTGTCTCCAGGTGAATCTGGGATTCTTTGACTATGCCCTCTTGTCATTGATCTATAAAATGTACACTTTCCCATACTACTTCTGTCTCTTCTTACTGATTGGAAGCACTTCAGTGGAGGTACTGATATCCCCCAAAGTTTATGTGTTATGTACTTAACCTGGGGAAGAATATGTTTTGGATATGACTCCATATATAACTCTTTGGATATTCTTCCCTTGGTTATGTTTTGGCTATGACTCCTGTAAAGGGCTGCACTCATGGCTGGTGCTATATACAttcaaaatacaatacaaaaacacattttCTGAATTAAGCATTttaatagcctggactcatgaccGCTTCTTCCTACACCCACAGAAGTCGTTACTAACCATAGCGGTCACACACCTCCCCTGTTGTCTTGGATATagtgtataaccctgttcacttacgtaaccatgtattgtaaccatgtattatttgtcatcataactctatgcccaggatatacttgaaaacgagaggtaactttcaacgtattacttcctggtaaaacatttttataaaaaaataaatattgtatcTGTAGGTCTCTCAACATACCAGTTGGATTGTAAAATCTCTGTGGCAGGGATTCATTTTTCCATCATCACATCGTTTTAATCCCTGCACTTAATGTATTGGTATTCCTCGTATTCTATCGACTATTTTGTAAATGcttgcatactgtacattgttgCTGATACGATATTGCCGATCCTACAGTTCACATACTTCCTTTTGGATCTCTTACAGATGAGCATGCAAGAATATGAGTTAACCCATGACAAGGAGGATGAAAATTACCTACAAAAATACCGCAAACAATGTATGCAGGACATGCACCAGAGGTTGAGTTTTGGTCCCAAGTACGGGTATCTACGTGAGCTTAAAAGTGGGGATGAGTTCTTAGAAGCTATAGAGAAAGAGCAAAAAATCACTACAGTCATCGTTCATATTTATGCTGATGAGATAAAGGGTTGTGAGGCACTGAATAATTGTCTAACATGTCTGGCTTTAGAGTATCCAACAGTGAAATTCTGTAAA
Above is a genomic segment from Ascaphus truei isolate aAscTru1 chromosome 10, aAscTru1.hap1, whole genome shotgun sequence containing:
- the PDC gene encoding phosducin isoform X1; its protein translation is MGLQSSPAWGRWPPSIIPAKAMQDLETQSVEEETDFEGSASNTGPKGVIRDWRKFKLESEDQEAVPPSKKEILRQMSSPYKPPSKENKDTREKFSRKMSMQEYELTHDKEDENYLQKYRKQCMQDMHQRLSFGPKYGYLRELKSGDEFLEAIEKEQKITTVIVHIYADEIKGCEALNNCLTCLALEYPTVKFCKIKSADTGAGERFSRDVLPTLLVYKAGELISNFISVTEHFNDEFFAVDVESFLNEYGFLPEREIQGLAGDNRGDIE
- the PDC gene encoding phosducin isoform X2; the encoded protein is MQDLETQSVEEETDFEGSASNTGPKGVIRDWRKFKLESEDQEAVPPSKKEILRQMSSPYKPPSKENKDTREKFSRKMSMQEYELTHDKEDENYLQKYRKQCMQDMHQRLSFGPKYGYLRELKSGDEFLEAIEKEQKITTVIVHIYADEIKGCEALNNCLTCLALEYPTVKFCKIKSADTGAGERFSRDVLPTLLVYKAGELISNFISVTEHFNDEFFAVDVESFLNEYGFLPEREIQGLAGDNRGDIE